A portion of the Coriobacteriia bacterium genome contains these proteins:
- a CDS encoding hybrid sensor histidine kinase/response regulator: protein MYHGELTIYLSGLDDASEQTLRDIPAIAPFTHRFVSTPSFDSNVAADADLTIVALGADADTWVLQDFLEDKDEGCDVIALALTGRTAETVGLLPCLSDVWPEDMSAEELAWRFDRWQQQRKEQADAQETAQFLEVTINSIPCLVWYKTADGIHEKVNDSFCETVGKEKDDVQGRGHAYIWDVETDDPACIESEAQVMATRKTCVSEEVVQSGSGTKLLTTYKSPLYDLDGSVMGTVGVAIDVTQERAYERDLLQKNQTLENMFTAMDCGVLTHTLDGTRVIGVNQAALDILGYESEEDLLAHGFDMVADSVVDSDKEMLREKLATLEHAGDSVSFEYSVHHEDGKILHVLGSAKLIEQDGELLYQRFLLDYSDQKHEEERRERRQQSFIRALGVNYLVVCSFDLNTGRGELLRISDDADEELKGIFDGPLTYEKSLYDYVNIRTLPDDRSMLSDMLARDRVREELEERKRINVMYRSLVDGVMGYRQVTLVRAGSWTDDSDDDRLVVMGLRNVDRETREEIERKEQLEEALQRANRANEAKSLFLSNMSHDIRTPMNAIIGFTTLATNHIDDVERVEDYLDKIQASSTHLLDLINDILDMSRIESGKASVEEKPCDLIEVTEHLGSIVQSEVSEKGLHYDVDLSGLHHPIVMCDELKLKQVLLNILGNAVKFTPSGGSVSFSISEAASDVDGKSNYTMTIADSGIGMDEAFIKHIFDPFERERTSTLSGTQGTGLGMSIAKRLVDMMGGDIGVTSVKGEGSTFSVMLPLEVLDKDAIAVQEGCVRQELSEQLHGLRILLVDDNLLNREIATTLLEDAGFVVEQAVDGKDAIDRLSNAEPGYYQLVLMDIQMPVMNGYEAAAIVRSMDDPVISHIPILAVTADAFEEDRQKALDCGMDGHIAKPIEIDGLLAALEGVLLPA from the coding sequence ATGTACCACGGTGAGCTCACCATATACCTTTCCGGTCTCGATGATGCGAGCGAGCAGACGCTGCGGGACATTCCCGCAATCGCTCCCTTCACGCATCGTTTCGTCTCGACGCCATCCTTCGACTCGAACGTGGCGGCCGATGCCGACCTGACGATCGTGGCACTGGGTGCCGATGCGGACACCTGGGTCCTGCAGGACTTCCTGGAAGACAAGGACGAAGGCTGCGATGTCATCGCGCTTGCACTCACCGGGCGCACGGCCGAGACGGTGGGCTTGCTTCCCTGCCTATCCGACGTCTGGCCCGAGGATATGTCCGCCGAAGAGCTTGCCTGGCGTTTTGACCGCTGGCAGCAGCAGCGAAAGGAACAGGCTGACGCGCAGGAGACCGCGCAATTCCTCGAGGTCACCATCAACTCGATTCCCTGCCTCGTCTGGTACAAGACCGCCGATGGCATTCACGAGAAGGTCAACGATAGCTTCTGCGAAACGGTCGGCAAGGAGAAGGATGACGTGCAGGGGCGCGGACATGCCTACATCTGGGATGTCGAGACAGATGATCCCGCCTGCATCGAGTCGGAGGCTCAGGTCATGGCTACGCGCAAGACCTGCGTTTCCGAAGAGGTGGTTCAGAGCGGCAGTGGCACGAAGCTCCTGACAACCTATAAGTCGCCGCTCTACGACCTCGACGGTAGCGTTATGGGCACTGTGGGCGTTGCGATTGACGTGACGCAAGAGCGTGCCTACGAGCGCGACCTACTCCAGAAGAACCAGACGCTCGAGAACATGTTCACTGCCATGGATTGCGGCGTTCTCACGCACACGCTTGACGGTACGCGCGTCATTGGCGTGAATCAGGCGGCGCTCGACATCCTCGGGTACGAATCCGAGGAAGACCTGCTCGCGCACGGATTCGACATGGTGGCCGATTCGGTCGTCGACTCCGACAAGGAGATGCTACGCGAGAAGCTCGCCACGCTCGAGCATGCGGGTGATAGCGTGAGCTTCGAATACAGCGTGCATCACGAGGACGGCAAGATCTTGCACGTGCTCGGGAGCGCCAAGCTGATAGAACAAGATGGCGAGCTCTTGTATCAGCGCTTCTTGCTGGACTATTCCGACCAGAAGCACGAGGAGGAACGTCGCGAGCGGCGTCAGCAGTCCTTCATACGCGCCCTGGGCGTAAACTACCTGGTCGTGTGTTCGTTCGACTTGAACACTGGCAGGGGAGAGCTACTGCGCATCTCGGACGACGCAGACGAAGAGCTGAAGGGCATTTTTGACGGGCCTCTGACCTACGAGAAGTCCCTCTACGACTACGTGAACATCCGAACACTGCCTGACGATCGCTCCATGCTAAGCGATATGCTCGCGCGCGATCGTGTGCGCGAGGAGCTCGAGGAGCGCAAGCGCATCAACGTCATGTACCGCTCGCTTGTCGATGGCGTGATGGGATACCGTCAGGTGACGCTCGTACGCGCCGGATCGTGGACGGACGATTCCGACGATGACCGCTTGGTGGTCATGGGCTTGCGCAACGTCGATCGCGAGACGCGCGAGGAGATCGAGCGCAAGGAACAGCTCGAGGAAGCACTGCAGCGCGCCAATCGCGCAAACGAGGCAAAGAGCCTGTTCCTCTCCAACATGAGCCATGACATCCGTACGCCCATGAACGCCATCATCGGCTTCACGACGCTGGCGACCAATCACATCGACGATGTCGAACGCGTCGAGGACTACCTGGACAAGATCCAGGCTTCCAGCACCCATTTGCTCGATCTCATCAACGACATCCTGGATATGAGCCGTATCGAATCGGGAAAGGCTTCGGTCGAGGAAAAGCCGTGCGATCTCATAGAGGTAACGGAGCACCTCGGCTCCATCGTCCAGTCCGAGGTCAGCGAGAAGGGTTTGCACTACGATGTCGACCTCTCCGGATTGCATCATCCGATTGTCATGTGCGACGAGCTCAAGCTGAAGCAGGTGCTGCTCAACATACTCGGCAACGCCGTCAAGTTCACGCCTTCCGGCGGTTCGGTCTCGTTCTCGATATCCGAAGCCGCTTCGGATGTCGACGGAAAGTCGAATTACACGATGACGATTGCCGATAGCGGCATCGGAATGGACGAGGCCTTTATCAAACACATCTTCGACCCGTTCGAGCGCGAGCGGACCTCGACTCTTTCTGGCACGCAGGGTACCGGCCTGGGCATGTCCATCGCCAAGCGCCTCGTGGACATGATGGGTGGAGATATCGGCGTGACCAGTGTCAAGGGCGAGGGCAGCACCTTCAGCGTGATGCTGCCCCTCGAGGTGCTGGATAAGGATGCTATTGCGGTTCAGGAGGGATGCGTGCGTCAGGAGCTTTCTGAACAGCTGCACGGCCTGCGCATTCTGCTCGTGGATGACAACCTTCTCAATCGCGAAATCGCCACCACCTTGTTGGAGGATGCGGGTTTCGTGGTCGAGCAGGCGGTTGATGGAAAAGATGCGATTGATCGTCTATCCAATGCCGAACCCGGCTATTACCAGTTAGTGCTCATGGATATACAGATGCCGGTCATGAACGGGTATGAGGCTGCGGCCATCGTGCGCTCCATGGACGATCCGGTTATCTCGCACATTCCCATCTTGGCCGTGACCGCCGATGCATTCGAAGAGGATCGCCAAAAGGCGCTTGATTGCGGCATGGACGGGCACATCGCCAAGCCAATCGAGATTGACGGTTTGCTGGCCGCGTTGGAGGGTGTCCTGCTTCCTGCATAG
- a CDS encoding transcriptional regulator, whose product MKRIVAIVRTEKLEPLKEALFNANIAGMTISQVMGCGNQHGWSEYYRGTEVLLNMVPKVKFELVVDDDRVQDLVDIICETARTGEVGDGKVFVSPVDEVVRIRTGEQGVEAI is encoded by the coding sequence ATGAAGCGAATCGTTGCAATCGTACGCACGGAAAAGCTCGAGCCCCTCAAGGAGGCCCTATTCAACGCCAATATCGCGGGCATGACCATCTCGCAGGTCATGGGTTGCGGCAATCAGCATGGCTGGAGCGAATACTACCGCGGTACCGAGGTCCTGCTCAATATGGTTCCCAAGGTGAAGTTCGAGCTCGTGGTCGATGATGACCGCGTTCAGGACCTCGTGGACATCATCTGCGAGACGGCCCGCACCGGCGAAGTCGGAGATGGCAAGGTCTTCGTGAGTCCCGTCGATGAAGTCGTGCGCATCCGCACGGGCGAACAGGGCGTCGAGGCCATCTAG